Proteins from a single region of Budorcas taxicolor isolate Tak-1 chromosome 11, Takin1.1, whole genome shotgun sequence:
- the POLH gene encoding DNA polymerase eta → MTNGRDRVVALVDMDCFFVQVEQRQNPHLRNKPCAVVQYTSWKGGGIVAVSYEARAFGVTRNMWADDAKKLCPDLLLAQVRELHGKANLAKYREASMEVMEIMSRFAVMERGSIDEAYLDLTSAVQERLQKLQNQRISADLLPTTCIEGFPQGPTTEGTVEKEERRKQGLLQWLDSLQTESTSSPDLQLTMGAVIVEEMRAAIERQTGFQCSAGISHNKVLAKLACGLNKPNRQTLVSHGSVPQLFNQVPINKVRKLGGKLGASVIEILGVEYMGELTQFSESQLQSHFGERNGSWLYAMCRGIEHDPVKPRPITKTIGCSKNFPGKTALSTRFQVQWWLLQLAQELEERLTKDRNANDRVATQLVVSMRIQGDRRLSSLRRCCALTHYDAHKMSHDAFATIRNCNTSGTQTEWSPPLIMLFLCATKFCSSTPSPGPDITTFLSSDPSSLPKVPITSSEAKTQGSGAAVTTPKKATTSLESFFQKAAEKQKVKEASLSSPTAATQAPMSPPSKPSLAFQSSHTIGTEPFFKQKSLLLKQKLTDPSVFFPPQKPSPKELTNYFPTENPDCAPDCEKMLKLGSPKTTPTEMDLAQNSLNNLAPLTSTSALEVAQKATMTSSLLAAEDQVPCEKCGSLVPVWDMPEHSDYHFALELQNSFLQPHSSNLQVVPPSSPQSKRNPKSPLASNNKRPRPEGMQTLESFFKPLTH, encoded by the exons ATGACTAATGGAAGAGACCGGGTAGTTGCTCTAGTGGACATGGACTGTTTTTTCGTTCAGGTGGAACAGCGGCAAAATCCTCATTTGAGGAATAAACCTTGTGCAGTTGTACAGTACACATCATGGAAGGGTGGTGG AATAGTTGCAGTAAGTTATGAAGCTCGTGCATTTGGGGTCACTAGAAACATGTGGGCAGATGATGCTAAGAAGTTATGTCCAGATCTTCTACTGGCACAAGTTCGTGAGCTCCATGGAAAAGCTAACCTCGCCAA GTACCGGGAAGCCAGTATGGAAGTGATGGAGATAATGTCTCGTTTTGCTGTAATGGAACGTGGCAGCATTGATGAGGCTTATTTAGACCTGACCAGTGCTGTGCAAGAGAGACTACAAAAGCTCCAAAATCAGCGTATCTCAGCAGACTTGTTGCCAACCACCTGCATTGAAGGGTTTCCCCAAGGGCCTACAACAGAAGGGACTGTTGAGAAAG AGGAAAGGCGAAAACAAGGCTTATTGCAATGGCTTGATTCTCTTCAGACTGAAAGCACCAGCTCTCCAGACCTACAGCTCACTATGGGAGCAGTGATTGTGGAAGAAATGCGAGCAGCCATCGAGAGGCAGACCGGTTTTCAGTGTTCTGCTGGGATTTCACACAATAAG GTTCTGGCAAAACTGGCCTGTGGATTAAACAAGCCCAACCGGCAGACCCTGGTCTCACATGGGTCAGTCCCACAGCTCTTCAACCAAGTGCCTATTAACAAAGT ccgTAAACTTGGAGGAAAACTAGGGGCCTCTGTCATTGAAATCCTGGGGGTAGAATACATGGGAGAGCTGACCCAGTTCTCTGAATCCCAGCTCCAGAGTCATTTTGGGGAGAGGAATGG ATCTTGGCTATATGCCATGTGCCGGGGGATTGAACATGATCCAGTTAAACCCAGGCCAATAACCAAAACCATTGGCTGCAGCAAGAACTTCCCAGGAAAAACAGCTCTATCTACTCGGTTTCAG GTGCAATGGTGGCTTTTGCAATTAGCCCAGGAACTAGAGGAGAGACTCACCAAGGACCGAAATGCT AACGACAGGGTGGCCACTCAGCTGGTTGTGAGCATGCGCATACAAGGAGACAGACGTCTCAGCAGCTTGCGACGCTGCTGTGCCCTCACCCACTATGATGCTCACAAGATGAGCCATGATGCATTTGCTACCATCAGGAACTGTAACACTTCAGGAACCCAGACTGAATG GTCCCCTCCCCTTATAATGCTTTTCCTCTGTGCTACCAAATTCTGTTCCTCTACCCCTTCACCTGGCCCAGACATCACCACCTTCTTGAGCAGTGACCCAAGTTCTCTGCCAAAAGTGCCAATCACCAGTTCAGAAGCCAAGACCCAGGGAAGTGGCGCAGCGGTGACAACCCCTAAGAAAGCAACTACTTCTCTGGAATCATTCTTCCAGAAAGCCGCAGAAAAGCAGAAAGTCAAAGAAGCTTCACTTTCTTCTCCTACTGCCGCTACACAGGCCCCCATGAGCCCACCATCCAAGCCCTCATTAGCTTTTCAAAGCAGTCATACTATAGGAACCGAGCCCTTCTTTAAGCAGAAAAGTCTGCTTCTAAAGCAGAAGCTCACTGATCCTTCAGTTTTCTTCCCTCCACAGAAGCCCAGTCCTAAAGAGTTAACAAACTATTTTCCAACAGAGAATCCAGATTGTGCCCCTGACTGTGAAAAGATGTTGAAGCTAGGATCCCCCAAAACAACTCCCACAGAGATGGATTTGGCCCAGAACAGCCTCAACAACCTTGCTCCTTTAACTTCCACATCTGCTCTGGAGGTGGCTCAAAAGGCAACTATGACCTCCAGTCTTCTGGCTGCTGAGGACCAAGTGCCCTGCGAGAAGTGTGGCTCTCTGGTACCTGTGTGGGACATGCCAGAACACTCGGACTATCATTTTGCATTGGAGTTACAGAACTCCTTTTTGCAGCCCCACTCCTCAAACCTGCAGGTTGTTCCTCCCAGTTCTCCTCAAAGCAAAAGAAATCCCAAGAGCCCTCTGGCTTCAAATAATAAACGGCCCAGGCCTGAGGGCATGCAGACACTGGAATCATTTTTTAAGCCATTAACACACTAG